Proteins found in one Magnolia sinica isolate HGM2019 chromosome 5, MsV1, whole genome shotgun sequence genomic segment:
- the LOC131246314 gene encoding NADH dehydrogenase [ubiquinone] flavoprotein 1, mitochondrial, which produces MGPIKNILSQPRIALVCRYRERWQSVCRSFSTQAATTAGTPQPPPPPPPPEKTHFGGLKDEDRIFTNLYGLHDPFLKGAIKRGDWHRTKDIVLKGADWIVNEMKKSGLRGRGGAGFPSGLKWSFMPKVSDGRPSYLVVNADESEPGTCKDREIMRHDPHKLLEGCLIAGVGMRATAAYIYIRGEYVNERLNLERARKEAYKAGLLGKNACGSGYDFDVHIHYGAGAYICGEETALLESLEGKQGKPRLKPPFPANSGLYGCPTTVTNVETVAVSPTILRRGPEWFSSFGRKNNSGTKLFCVSGHVNKPCTVEEEMSIPLKELIERHCGGVRGGWDNLLAIIPGGSSVPLLPRHICDDVLMDYDALKAVQSGLGTAAVIVMDKSTDVVDAIARLSYFYKHESCGQCTPCREGTGWLWMVMERLKVGNAKLEEIDMLQEITKQIEGHTICALGDAAAWPVQGLIRHFRPELERRIRERAERELVGAATA; this is translated from the exons ATG GGACCCATCAAGAACATTCTATCTCAACCCCGGATAGCTCTGGTTTGTCGATACAGAGAGAGGTGGCAATCTGTCTGCAGATCATTCAGCACTCAGGCTGCAACTACAGCAGGCACTCCACAGCCTCCACCGCCACCCCCACCTCCTGAGAAAACCCACTTTGGAGGCCTCAAAGATGAAGACCGCATCTTCACCAACCTCTATGGCTTGCATGACCCTTTCCTCAAAGGTGCCATTAAGCGGGGTGACTGGCATAGAACCAAAGACATTGTCCTGAAAGGTGCTGACTGGATTGTTAATGAAATGAAAAAATCTGGTCTTCGTGGCCGTGGAGGTGCTGGTTTTCCATCTGGTCTTAAGTGGTCTTTCATGCCAAAGGTGTCTGATGGCCGTCCTTCCTATCTTGTTGTCAATGCGGATGAGAGTGAGCCTGGGACGTGTAAAGACAGAGAAATCATGCGCCATGACCCACACAAACTACTTGAGGGGTGCTTAATTGCTGGAGTAGGCATGCGGGCTACTGCAGCTTACATCTACATAAGGGGTGAGTATGTAAATGAGCGGCTAAACCTCGAAAGGGCTAGGAAGGAAGCTTATAAAGCTGGATTGTTGGGCAAGAATGCGTGTGGGTCTGGTTATGATTTCGATGTACATATCCACTATGGTGCTGGTGCTTACATTTGTGGTGAAGAGACGGCACTGTTGGAGAGTCTAGAAGGGAAACAAGGAAAACCAAGACTGAAGCCTCCTTTTCCAGCAAATTCAGGCTTGTATGGTTGCCCGACGACCGTAACTAATGTGGAAACAGTAGCTGTGTCTCCCACTATCTTGAGAAGGGGGCCTGAGTGGTTTTCTAGCTTTGGCCGGAAGAATAACTCTGGGACGAAGCTCTTTTGTGTGTCAGGCCACGTGAACAAGCCTTGCACAGTTGAGGAGGAGATGAGTATTCCATTGAAGGAGTTGATTGAGCGGCACTGTGGGGGAGTTAGAGGTGGTTGGGATAATTTGCTGGCAATTATTCCAGGTGGTTCATCTGTTCCCCTACTGCCAAGGCACATATGTGATGATGTATTGATGGACTATGATGCCCTCAAGGCTGTTCAGTCAGGGTTGGGGACTGCAGCGGTCATCGTGATGGACAAGTCGACTGATGTTGTTGATGCTATAGCAAGGCTCTCATACTTCTATAAGCATGAGAGCTGTGGGCAGTGCACACCTTGCAGAGAGGGAACGGGGTGGCTGTGGATGGTCATGGAGAGGTTGAAGGTTGGAAATGCAAAGCTGGAAGAGATAGACATGCTGCAGGAGATTACAAAGCAGATAGAGGGGCACACCATATGTGCTTTGGGTGATGCTGCCGCTTGGCCTGTGCAAGGGCTCATCAGGCATTTCAGACCTGAGCTGGAGAGAAGGATCCGGGAGCGTGCAGAGAGGGAGCTGGTGGGGGCTGCTACTGCTTGA